A stretch of the Pseudomonadota bacterium genome encodes the following:
- a CDS encoding class I SAM-dependent methyltransferase: protein METDRQYDAISSNGLNIYEPDDARVVQLYARFFRVLKPGGTLVTSFLVPPPWPLANGEHLKKQKAVFADILQVQWQHFRTEDQTRKQLKNAGFRDCVFLYDSRHMFPTVVAHRQGS from the coding sequence ATGGAGACAGACCGCCAGTACGACGCCATAAGCAGCAACGGCCTGAATATCTACGAACCCGACGATGCCAGGGTTGTGCAGCTGTACGCCAGGTTCTTCAGGGTCCTGAAACCGGGCGGTACGCTGGTGACAAGCTTTCTGGTGCCACCTCCCTGGCCACTGGCCAATGGAGAACACCTGAAAAAACAGAAAGCCGTTTTTGCCGATATCCTCCAGGTCCAGTGGCAACACTTCCGCACCGAAGACCAGACCCGGAAGCAGCTGAAGAACGCCGGTTTCAGGGATTGCGTCTTCCTGTACGACTCCCGGCACATGTTCCCCACCGTCGTGGCGCACAGGCAGGGATCCTGA